One part of the Diceros bicornis minor isolate mBicDic1 chromosome 38, mDicBic1.mat.cur, whole genome shotgun sequence genome encodes these proteins:
- the SRP9 gene encoding signal recognition particle 9 kDa protein, which translates to MPQYQTWEEFSRAAEKLYLADPMKARVVLKYRHSDGSLCIKVTDDLVCLVYRTDQAQDVKKIEKFHSQLMRLMVAKESRSVAMETD; encoded by the exons ATGCCGCAGTACCAGACCTGGGAGGAGTTCAGTCGCGCGGCCGAGAAACTCTACCTCGCCGACCCGATGAAG gcacgTGTGGTTCTCAAATATAGGCATTCTGATGGGAGTTTGTGTATTAAAGTAACAGATGATTTAGTT TGTTTGGTGTATAGAACAGACCAAGCTCAAGATGTAAAGAAGATTGAGAAATTCCACAGTCAACTAATGCGGCTTATGGTAGCCAAGGAATCCCGCAGTGTTGCCATGGAAACGGACTGA